A section of the Thunnus albacares chromosome 6, fThuAlb1.1, whole genome shotgun sequence genome encodes:
- the il10ra gene encoding interleukin-10 receptor subunit alpha, with translation MVISLQIPKMDMRNKTPILVLLIISISSVSGLDIPKPDKLWLDIFDGEVIVYWNHSADAPSNTKYNVQMSKYNEKDAMKPICTGITETYCDLSGFIEDHRAAYKVRVQLVAGDDESAWKFKRFLPTDATPQPPSFTLWATSSTLAVYVHKKTILNKLFPYGLIYTIQLEERGPHPKNTTAIMKYDGGEDQETKIFNSLHWGREYCVSIKVIGEGAQNPSNWSPTQCLLLPEQEWFMIAVSSLSIMGVLAIIAIIATILLCYLKHPEKTPVALKAPLCDWHPLTPGDGTMEVVTDKGWFLSSYRTEVKNCIAKDPVTLHVTMTENNGEENRRTSTDSGVSVKSTSATKRGRSPPMRQEDSGCGSMGGPESSQTDYPLQDKRTNTDTVRKREDSGVGLGNQLDSSSLNLDALDSEPLKEFVAGGNYHSQSRSTVQIRVYDDEEVLKQTIPDPVLAEVVTGYRAGPQLCICSGAGQCTWCHKQGLNETDMIKQYRAVCIENGLLSGKCDIIDSYKEELTISSYPRTQMDTVMMSDFETTFIHLGETFPLLSALSPQTLVEGGQDINMNNVPLSLCDVQLTTD, from the exons ATGGTGATATCTCTCCAAATACCAAAAATGGATATGAGGAACAAGACACCAATTCTTGTCTTACTGATTATTTCAATAAGCAGTGTATCAG GACTGGACATCCCTAAGCCTGATAAACTGTGGTTGGATATTTTTGATGGGGAGGTAATAGTGTATTGGAACCATTCTGCAGATGCCCCTTCAAACACCAAGTACAATGTACAAATGTCAAA GTATAATGAGAAAGATGCAATGAAGCCCATCTGTACAGGGATCACAGAGACCTACTGTGACTTGAGCGGCTTTATAGAGGACCATCGTGCTGCCTACAAGGTCAGAGTTCAGCTGGTGGCCGGAGATGATGAGTCTGCATGGAAGTTCAAGAGATTTCTCCCAACCGACG CTACACCGCAGCCTCCCTCCTTCACTTTGTGGGCTACATCCAGCACTCTAGCAGTTTACGTTCACAAAAAAACTATTCTGAATAAGCTCTTTCCCTATGGGCTTATCTACACTATCCAACTGGAGGAAAGAGGACCCCATCCTAAG AATACCACTGCAATCATGAAATATGATGGGGGAGAGGATCAGGAGACCAAGATTTTCAATTCTCTCCATTGGGGGAGAGAGTACTGTGTCAGTATCAAGGTAATAGGTGAAGGAGCTCAAAATCCCAGCAATTGGTCCCCTACACAGTGTCTGCTGCTACCAGAGCAAG AGTGGTTCATGATTGCTGTTTCATCCTTGTCCATTATGGGTGTGTTGGCCATCATTGCTATTATAGCAACCATCCTACTGTGTTACCTGAAACATCCAGAGAAAACACCTGTTGCATTG AAAGCCCCTCTATGTGACTGGCACCCACTCACTCCTGGAGATGGGACGATGGAAGTCGTCACAGACAAAGGCTGGTTCCTCTCCAGTTACAGAACAGAAGTGAAAAATTGTATTGCCAAAGACCCAGTGACACTCCATGTTACCATGACAGAGAACAATGGAGAGGAGAACAGGAGAACAAGCACAGACAGCGGGGTCAGCGTGAAGTCTACCTCTGCTACCAAAAGAGGACGAAGTCCTCCAATGAGACAAGAGGACAGTGGCTGTGGGAGCATGGGAGGACCAGAGAGCAGTCAGACAGATTACCCCCTGCAGGATAAGAGGACTAACACTGACACAGTTAGGAAGAGGGAGGATAGTGGGGTGGGGCTGGGCAACCAGCTTGATTCTTCATCCTTGAATCTGGATGCACTGGACAGCGAACCTCTGAAAGAGTTTGTTGCTGGTGGTAATTACCACAGCCAGAGCCGCTCAACTGTGCAGATTCGTGTCTATGATGATGAGGAAGTGCTTAAACAGACAATTCCTGATCCAGTTTTGGCCGAAGTGGTCACAGGTTACAGGGCTGGGCCTCAATTGTGTATCTGCTCAGGAGCAGGTCAGTGCACTTGGTGCCATAAACAAGGCCTCAATGAAACAGATATGATCAAACAATACAGAGCTGTGTGTATTGAAAATGGACTATTGAGCGGCAAATGTGACATTATTGACTCTTACAAAGAGGAGCTCACAATTTCAAGTTATCCTAGAACACAAATGGACACGGTCATGATGAGTGACTTCGAAACAACTTTTATACATCTGGGGGAGACTTTCCCTCTGCTATCAGCTCTGTCACCACAGACCCTAGTGGAGGGAGGACAGGACATCAATATGAACAAtgttcccctctctctctgtgatgtACAGCTGACAACTGACTGA